One region of Olleya sp. Hel_I_94 genomic DNA includes:
- a CDS encoding type 1 glutamine amidotransferase domain-containing protein, whose translation MNLIKTLALTLTIVTATSCKDKTTSESVLEVKTETKKEKTMNVLFVLTSHDKLGDTGKKTGFWVEEFANPYYTLLDKGAKITIATPNGGAAPIDPSSDSPDAATADTERYNKDEATQALIANTHKISDMNADDFDAVFYPGGHGPLWDLANDKTSIALIEKFNTQDKPVAFVCHAPAALKNVKGTDGEPLVKGKKVTGFTNTEEDAVGLTQVVPFLVEDMLSKNGGIYSKKEDWAAYAIQDGNLITGQNPASSELVAEKLLESLK comes from the coding sequence ATGAATTTAATAAAAACATTAGCCTTAACGCTAACCATTGTTACAGCAACTAGCTGTAAGGATAAAACAACTTCTGAAAGCGTTTTAGAAGTAAAAACAGAAACTAAAAAAGAAAAAACTATGAACGTATTATTTGTATTAACATCTCACGATAAATTAGGAGATACAGGGAAAAAAACAGGATTTTGGGTTGAAGAATTCGCAAATCCATATTACACATTACTAGACAAAGGTGCTAAAATTACTATTGCCACTCCAAATGGAGGTGCAGCTCCAATAGATCCAAGTAGTGACTCACCAGATGCTGCTACTGCAGATACTGAGCGTTACAATAAAGACGAAGCAACACAAGCATTAATTGCTAATACACATAAAATATCAGACATGAATGCTGACGATTTTGATGCTGTATTTTATCCAGGTGGTCATGGACCATTATGGGATTTAGCAAACGATAAAACGTCAATCGCTTTAATCGAAAAATTTAATACTCAAGATAAGCCTGTAGCATTTGTATGCCACGCTCCTGCTGCATTAAAAAATGTAAAAGGAACAGATGGAGAACCATTAGTTAAAGGTAAAAAAGTAACAGGATTTACAAATACTGAAGAAGATGCTGTTGGCTTAACACAGGTTGTTCCATTTTTAGTGGAAGACATGTTAAGTAAAAATGGTGGAATCTACTCTAAAAAAGAAGATTGGGCAGCTTACGCTATTCAAGATGGTAATTTAATTACTGGACAAAATCCAGCATCGTCTGAGTTAGTTGCAGAAAAATTATTAGAAAGCTTAAAATAA
- a CDS encoding AraC family transcriptional regulator codes for MQVLEAYKPFEIQEIELTEWKQRPVKNNFFELVLIKEGEGTQCINYNDYTYTKNSMFLLPPLKCHSFTIEKPTRFVFLKFTDSFFKNVNRITIDRNEWFKEAAYILSNYNQLPGDIIKNEMDRDHLNSLVTMILQESRNYGEESVNLVTSLMTSVLELLIRNIKKGSYFEVPKNNSDDRITKMLTYINENIAKTELLKVENLSDVFMMSATYVSEYFKKQVNMSLREYIIKAKLKLVEIRLLNSDFTLTQIADELGFTDVSHLSKTFKRYAGTSIREFKNNGEYMLLKRGSCAPTIRA; via the coding sequence ATGCAAGTATTAGAAGCATATAAACCTTTTGAAATACAAGAAATAGAATTAACAGAATGGAAACAGCGTCCTGTTAAAAACAACTTTTTTGAATTGGTTTTAATTAAAGAAGGTGAAGGTACACAATGTATAAATTACAACGATTACACTTATACTAAAAATAGCATGTTTTTGCTACCACCATTAAAATGTCACTCTTTTACTATTGAAAAACCGACGCGTTTTGTGTTTTTAAAATTTACAGATTCGTTTTTTAAGAATGTAAATAGGATTACAATTGATAGAAACGAATGGTTTAAAGAAGCTGCTTATATACTCTCTAATTATAACCAATTACCAGGAGATATTATTAAGAATGAAATGGATAGAGACCATTTAAACAGCCTAGTAACTATGATTTTACAAGAATCTAGAAATTATGGCGAAGAATCTGTTAACCTAGTAACTAGTTTAATGACGAGTGTTTTAGAGTTGTTAATTCGAAATATTAAAAAAGGAAGTTATTTTGAAGTTCCAAAAAATAATTCGGATGATAGAATTACAAAAATGTTGACTTATATTAATGAAAATATTGCTAAAACAGAGCTACTTAAAGTCGAAAATCTATCCGATGTCTTTATGATGTCTGCGACTTATGTAAGTGAATATTTTAAGAAACAAGTAAATATGTCTCTTCGAGAATATATTATTAAAGCGAAGCTGAAACTTGTAGAAATTCGATTGCTAAATTCCGATTTTACATTAACACAAATTGCAGACGAGCTTGGTTTTACAGACGTAAGTCATTTATCTAAAACGTTTAAGCGTTATGCAGGAACTTCTATACGAGAATTTAAAAATAATGGAGAGTATATGTTGTTAAAACGTGGAAGTTGTGCACCAACTATTAGAGCTTAA
- a CDS encoding alpha-ketoglutarate-dependent dioxygenase AlkB family protein: MDLFNQTNLFSTEGVRKTVYDLPGADVTLFENFFSIEESNTLYKSLLENTPWEQEQIVIHGKLIDYPRLTAWFGDVEKDITYAETKSKMHLWNNDLLLIKNRIEKEVDIKFTRCLLNYYRDGKDSVDWHQDYKGEQRKNSVIASITFGATRPFQLKHVSRKDLNRVDIPLAHGSLLLMQAATQQYWKHKIPKTKKPIQPRVNLTFRWVG, translated from the coding sequence ATGGACTTATTTAATCAAACAAATTTATTTTCAACAGAAGGAGTCCGCAAAACAGTATACGATTTACCAGGAGCTGATGTTACTTTATTCGAAAATTTCTTCAGCATAGAAGAAAGCAATACGCTATATAAAAGTTTACTAGAAAACACACCTTGGGAGCAAGAACAAATTGTTATTCATGGCAAATTAATTGATTATCCCAGATTAACCGCTTGGTTTGGCGATGTTGAAAAAGATATTACATATGCCGAAACTAAGAGTAAAATGCATTTGTGGAATAATGATTTACTTTTAATAAAAAACCGAATTGAAAAAGAAGTCGATATTAAATTTACACGTTGTTTACTCAATTATTATCGCGACGGAAAAGATAGTGTAGATTGGCATCAAGATTATAAAGGCGAGCAACGTAAAAATTCAGTAATCGCCTCAATAACCTTTGGAGCTACAAGACCTTTTCAGCTAAAACACGTATCTCGTAAAGATTTAAACCGTGTCGATATTCCGTTAGCTCATGGTAGTTTATTACTTATGCAAGCTGCTACTCAGCAATACTGGAAACACAAAATTCCTAAAACCAAAAAACCAATTCAGCCGAGAGTCAACTTAACTTTTAGATGGGTTGGCTAG
- a CDS encoding Na+/H+ antiporter NhaC family protein has product MANSKTITPKFSALIPLFVFVFTFLGVGIYQNDFYALPAPIAVIVGIIVAFLMFKQSITSKINTLLKGCGDDKILTMCLIYLLAGAFATITKATGSVDAIVNLGLDYIAIQYIYFGVFIIAGFLSVSTGTSVGAIVALAPIVIGFADKSNVDLGILCGALLGGSMFGDNLSVISDTTIAATQSLGCKMSDKFKQNIKIALPAALITIGILIIQGFGLKAVPTDAVTYTYSIIKITPYLLVILLSVIGINVFVTLLLGVIAGGLLGIIYGDFTLIESTKIAYNGFTSMTEIFLLSLLTGGLAALVEKNGGINYILSKIKNLIQSKRSAQLGIAALVGTINMAIANNTVSIIIAGPIAKTINDQYQLDNKKTASILDVFACIIQGILPYGAQVLMILSFANGKIDYLDLVVNTWYLALLFIYTIIYISFKPLRLR; this is encoded by the coding sequence ATGGCAAATTCAAAAACAATTACTCCAAAATTTTCAGCATTAATACCATTATTCGTATTTGTATTTACGTTTTTAGGTGTTGGAATTTATCAAAACGATTTTTACGCATTACCAGCTCCAATTGCTGTTATAGTCGGTATAATTGTGGCATTTTTAATGTTTAAACAATCCATAACCTCTAAAATAAATACGCTGCTTAAAGGTTGTGGTGATGATAAAATATTAACCATGTGCCTAATCTATTTATTGGCTGGTGCATTTGCAACTATAACCAAGGCTACTGGAAGTGTAGACGCTATTGTAAATCTTGGACTGGATTATATTGCTATACAATACATCTATTTTGGCGTGTTTATAATAGCAGGTTTTTTATCTGTATCTACAGGTACATCTGTTGGTGCAATAGTTGCATTAGCTCCAATTGTTATTGGTTTTGCAGATAAAAGCAATGTAGATTTAGGGATATTATGTGGTGCATTACTAGGTGGTAGTATGTTTGGAGATAATCTTTCCGTAATATCAGACACAACTATTGCAGCAACACAGTCATTAGGCTGTAAAATGAGTGACAAATTTAAGCAAAATATTAAAATCGCTTTGCCTGCGGCTTTAATCACTATAGGTATTTTAATTATACAAGGTTTTGGATTAAAAGCTGTGCCGACAGATGCTGTAACCTACACCTACTCCATTATAAAAATCACGCCTTATCTATTGGTTATCCTACTATCTGTTATTGGTATAAATGTATTTGTAACATTGCTATTAGGCGTTATTGCTGGTGGACTTTTAGGAATTATTTATGGAGATTTCACATTAATAGAGTCTACTAAAATCGCATACAACGGTTTCACCAGTATGACTGAAATCTTTTTGTTATCTCTATTAACAGGTGGATTAGCTGCTTTAGTGGAAAAAAATGGAGGGATAAACTATATTCTTAGTAAAATTAAAAATTTAATTCAAAGTAAACGCTCTGCACAACTAGGTATCGCAGCATTGGTGGGTACAATTAATATGGCAATTGCTAATAATACAGTTTCTATTATAATAGCTGGTCCAATCGCAAAAACAATCAACGATCAATATCAGTTGGACAACAAAAAAACAGCTTCTATTTTAGATGTTTTTGCATGTATTATTCAAGGAATCTTACCTTATGGTGCACAAGTCTTAATGATACTAAGTTTTGCAAATGGTAAAATTGATTATCTAGATTTAGTTGTAAACACATGGTATTTAGCACTATTGTTCATTTACACTATCATTTATATTAGCTTTAAGCCTTTACGTTTACGCTAG
- a CDS encoding NAD(P)H-dependent oxidoreductase — MELLDKLNWRYAAKAMNGEKVAEDKIERILEAARLAPTSSGLQPFEIFVVKNQDIKEQIKPIAWNQSVITDCSHLLVFAAWDHYTPERINYMFDLTNDIRGFKNEGWENYRQMLLGMYPQKDPEENFIHASKQAYIAFTEALTAAAFEGVDATPLEGFEPDAVDKILGLREKGLRSAVLLPIGYRKEDEDWLVNLVKVRRPMDEIVTVIE; from the coding sequence ATGGAATTATTAGATAAATTAAATTGGAGATACGCAGCTAAAGCCATGAATGGTGAAAAAGTAGCAGAAGATAAAATAGAGCGTATTTTAGAGGCTGCACGCTTGGCTCCCACATCTTCAGGATTGCAACCTTTTGAAATATTTGTGGTAAAAAACCAAGATATTAAAGAGCAAATTAAACCAATAGCTTGGAATCAATCTGTAATTACAGACTGTTCTCACCTGTTAGTTTTTGCTGCTTGGGACCATTATACGCCAGAGCGTATTAATTATATGTTTGATTTAACTAATGACATTCGTGGTTTTAAAAACGAAGGTTGGGAAAATTACCGACAAATGTTATTAGGTATGTATCCTCAAAAAGATCCAGAAGAAAACTTTATTCACGCATCAAAACAAGCTTACATAGCTTTTACAGAGGCTTTAACTGCTGCAGCTTTTGAAGGTGTAGACGCAACGCCTTTAGAAGGTTTTGAGCCAGATGCTGTAGACAAAATTTTAGGATTACGCGAAAAAGGATTACGTAGTGCTGTATTATTACCAATTGGTTACAGAAAAGAAGATGAAGATTGGTTAGTAAATCTTGTTAAGGTTAGAAGACCTATGGATGAGATTGTAACCGTTATTGAATAG
- a CDS encoding NAD(P)H-binding protein — protein sequence MKKTAIILGATGLTGGLLLQKLIEDKDYSSIKLFSRSKIEGLPSKVTQYIGDLLKLEDFKDDFTAHQVFCCIGTTKSKTPDKSLYKKIDYGIPVSAAKLAKANGIDTFVVISAMGANAKSNIFYNKTKGEMEQDVLNQDINRTFILRPSLIGGQREERRTLEKIGISIFEALKPLFIGSLKKYKIIEPETIAQAMLNLANSTNHANTIIASDAIQRITKNN from the coding sequence ATGAAAAAAACAGCAATTATATTAGGTGCTACAGGTTTAACTGGAGGTCTTTTACTTCAAAAATTAATTGAAGACAAAGATTACTCCAGCATAAAATTGTTTTCACGATCTAAAATAGAAGGCTTACCTAGTAAGGTAACTCAATACATTGGAGATCTATTAAAACTAGAAGATTTTAAAGACGATTTTACCGCACATCAAGTGTTTTGTTGCATTGGTACAACTAAAAGTAAAACACCAGATAAATCACTTTACAAAAAAATAGATTACGGGATTCCGGTTTCTGCTGCAAAGCTCGCTAAAGCTAATGGCATAGATACATTTGTAGTTATATCTGCAATGGGTGCCAATGCAAAAAGCAACATATTTTACAATAAAACTAAAGGCGAGATGGAGCAAGATGTCCTAAATCAAGACATCAACCGAACCTTTATTTTAAGACCTTCATTAATTGGAGGCCAACGTGAAGAAAGACGTACGCTTGAAAAAATAGGAATCTCAATTTTTGAAGCATTAAAACCGCTATTTATAGGTTCCTTAAAAAAATATAAAATTATTGAACCAGAAACTATTGCTCAAGCTATGTTAAATCTAGCTAATAGCACCAATCATGCTAATACTATAATAGCATCAGATGCCATTCAACGCATTACTAAAAACAACTAA
- a CDS encoding TetR/AcrR family transcriptional regulator produces MAKLQKSIDKRNALVKATIELVNNNGFHATPMSKIAKMANVSPATIYLYFENKQDLVNKTYVEVKADYTKYAFETYKKDMPIEAGFKLIWNRIADFKLKESENAMFLAQCDNTPMIDEISRQEGIKHLQPLLDLWERGRQEGIIKPLSDYLLYAYAINPLSFLMITQKRGVFQLDKAHLEEAYQSAWNSIKVCN; encoded by the coding sequence ATGGCAAAACTTCAAAAAAGTATAGATAAACGTAACGCATTGGTAAAGGCGACAATCGAGTTGGTTAACAACAATGGTTTTCATGCGACACCAATGAGTAAAATAGCAAAAATGGCTAACGTCTCACCTGCTACAATCTATTTGTATTTTGAAAATAAACAAGATTTAGTAAATAAGACTTACGTCGAAGTTAAAGCAGACTACACAAAATATGCTTTTGAGACTTATAAAAAAGATATGCCTATTGAAGCTGGCTTTAAACTAATCTGGAACCGTATTGCAGATTTTAAATTAAAAGAAAGTGAAAACGCTATGTTTTTGGCACAATGTGATAACACACCAATGATTGACGAGATAAGCAGACAAGAAGGTATAAAACACTTGCAACCACTGCTGGACCTATGGGAACGCGGAAGACAAGAAGGTATTATAAAACCTTTATCTGATTATTTACTGTACGCCTATGCTATAAATCCATTATCGTTTTTAATGATTACACAAAAACGTGGTGTTTTTCAATTAGATAAAGCCCATTTAGAAGAAGCCTATCAATCTGCTTGGAACAGCATAAAAGTTTGTAATTAA
- a CDS encoding iron-containing alcohol dehydrogenase, producing MNNFEFKNPTKIIFGKDTIEQLKNEIPADAKVLLLYGGGSIKKNGIYDQVKTALADVNVTEFGGIPANPEYATLMDALKVIKDQDITYLLAVGGGSVIDGTKFLSAAAVYDGDTPWDILTKNVRTEKGMPFGTVLTLPATGSEMNSGAVITREETKEKLAMGGPGLFPVFSILDPQVITSIPERQLANGLTDAFTHVLEQYMTYPIGALLQDRFAESILQTLVEVAPTVLKDPTNYQAASNFMWSCTMALNGLIQKGVPGDWAIHMMGHELTALFGIDHARTLAVIAPSHYKYNFEAKKEKLAQYGERVWNITEGSTDDKAYEAIAKTEAFFHELGIDTKLSDYTKDYEGTAEEVAKRFKARGWKLGERQALMPEDAEKIVKMAY from the coding sequence ATGAACAATTTTGAATTTAAAAACCCAACCAAAATTATTTTTGGAAAGGATACAATAGAACAATTAAAAAATGAAATTCCTGCAGATGCAAAAGTATTATTACTTTATGGTGGAGGAAGTATTAAGAAAAACGGAATTTACGATCAAGTAAAAACCGCTTTAGCAGATGTTAATGTTACTGAGTTTGGAGGTATTCCTGCAAATCCAGAATACGCAACATTAATGGACGCTTTAAAAGTTATTAAAGATCAAGACATTACGTATTTACTAGCAGTTGGTGGTGGTTCTGTAATTGACGGAACTAAATTTTTATCTGCAGCTGCTGTTTACGATGGTGATACACCTTGGGATATCTTAACTAAAAATGTTAGAACTGAAAAAGGAATGCCTTTTGGAACTGTGTTAACATTACCAGCAACAGGATCCGAAATGAATTCTGGAGCAGTTATTACACGTGAAGAAACTAAAGAAAAATTAGCAATGGGAGGACCTGGTTTATTTCCAGTGTTTTCAATATTAGATCCACAAGTAATAACGTCTATTCCAGAACGTCAATTAGCAAATGGTTTAACAGATGCTTTCACACACGTTTTAGAACAGTATATGACATATCCAATTGGAGCTTTATTACAAGATCGTTTTGCAGAAAGTATACTACAAACATTAGTAGAGGTAGCTCCAACAGTATTAAAAGATCCTACAAATTACCAAGCAGCCTCTAACTTTATGTGGAGTTGCACTATGGCATTAAACGGACTTATTCAAAAAGGAGTACCTGGAGATTGGGCAATCCACATGATGGGTCACGAGTTAACAGCTTTATTCGGAATTGATCACGCACGTACCTTAGCTGTAATTGCACCAAGTCATTACAAATATAATTTTGAAGCTAAAAAAGAAAAATTAGCACAATATGGAGAACGTGTTTGGAATATTACTGAAGGTAGTACAGACGATAAAGCCTATGAAGCTATTGCTAAAACCGAAGCATTTTTCCATGAGTTAGGTATTGATACTAAATTATCTGACTATACTAAAGATTATGAAGGTACTGCTGAAGAAGTTGCTAAACGTTTTAAAGCTAGAGGTTGGAAATTAGGCGAACGTCAAGCTTTAATGCCTGAAGATGCAGAAAAAATTGTAAAAATGGCATACTAA
- a CDS encoding aspartate/glutamate racemase family protein, translating to MMTNKMIGIVGGVGSYAGIDLIKKVYDLTEATSDQDHLPVSMLSVPHKIIDRTKYLLGETEINPGIAIAEIISSLIASGSSIIAIPCNTAHAKPILSLIEKSIPESCVLVNLIEEVGLYISTKHPEITKVGVLGTTGTILAKVYPEVLAKYNIEVIQPSEDIQDLFVHPSIYDTSYGIKAFSNPVNEKAKENLSMAATYLSRKGVQAVILGCTEIPLAIQYQKIEDSLIIDATTVLAAALIRESKKMELIA from the coding sequence ATGATGACGAACAAAATGATTGGTATAGTTGGTGGTGTAGGTAGTTACGCTGGTATTGACTTAATTAAAAAGGTATACGATTTAACAGAAGCAACGTCGGATCAAGACCATTTACCAGTTTCAATGCTCTCTGTACCTCATAAAATTATTGACAGAACTAAATATCTTTTAGGTGAAACTGAAATAAATCCTGGTATTGCTATAGCAGAAATTATATCGTCTTTAATCGCTAGTGGATCGTCTATTATTGCTATTCCGTGTAATACAGCACACGCTAAACCGATTTTAAGCTTGATTGAAAAAAGTATACCAGAATCTTGTGTTTTAGTTAATTTAATTGAAGAAGTTGGACTCTATATTTCTACAAAACATCCAGAAATCACTAAAGTTGGTGTTTTAGGAACTACAGGAACTATTTTAGCAAAAGTCTATCCTGAAGTTCTAGCAAAATACAATATCGAAGTTATTCAACCTTCCGAAGATATTCAGGATTTATTTGTACATCCTTCCATATACGATACATCTTACGGAATTAAAGCATTTTCAAATCCGGTAAACGAAAAGGCGAAAGAAAACCTGAGTATGGCAGCGACCTATTTGTCTAGAAAAGGCGTACAAGCTGTTATTTTAGGGTGTACCGAAATTCCGTTAGCAATCCAATACCAAAAAATTGAAGACAGCTTAATTATTGATGCTACAACCGTTTTGGCTGCTGCTTTAATACGCGAATCTAAAAAAATGGAATTAATAGCTTAA
- a CDS encoding NADP-dependent oxidoreductase, producing MKTIVLKSRPEGQPTLSNFEFVEEYKTLTIADGEILLEVAYVSVDPYLRGRMNDAKSYVPPFKLNEPVHSGVVAKVLESKNDKFQVGDYVSGMLNWSTQQVSNGEGLNKVDPEKAPLISTYLGILGMTGLTAYLGLTEIGKPKAGETIVVSGAAGAVGSVVGQIAKILGLRVIGIAGTDEKIDMLKSKFGFDEGINYNTTKDMKSAIAEAAPNGVDVYFDNVGGPISDAVMFSINQFARIIICGAISVYNNTELPTGLSVQPFLVKNSALMQGFIVSNYAEKFPEAIQRLSGWLSENKLTYTETIVDGFDNIPQAFIDLFEGKNKGKMIVKI from the coding sequence ATGAAAACGATAGTATTAAAAAGCAGACCTGAAGGACAACCTACACTTTCTAATTTTGAATTTGTAGAAGAATATAAAACATTAACCATAGCTGATGGTGAGATTTTATTAGAAGTAGCGTATGTTTCGGTAGATCCTTATTTAAGAGGACGAATGAATGATGCAAAATCTTACGTGCCACCTTTTAAATTAAATGAGCCTGTACATTCTGGTGTTGTTGCCAAAGTTTTAGAATCTAAAAACGATAAATTCCAAGTTGGAGATTATGTTTCTGGCATGCTAAATTGGTCAACACAACAAGTGTCTAATGGTGAAGGTTTAAATAAAGTAGATCCGGAAAAAGCACCTTTAATAAGTACCTATTTAGGTATTTTAGGTATGACAGGTTTAACTGCTTATTTAGGATTAACCGAAATAGGAAAGCCTAAAGCAGGCGAAACCATAGTAGTCTCAGGAGCTGCAGGTGCTGTTGGTAGTGTTGTTGGACAAATAGCTAAAATATTAGGCTTACGCGTTATTGGAATTGCTGGTACAGATGAAAAAATCGATATGCTAAAAAGTAAATTCGGTTTTGATGAAGGTATCAATTACAACACCACAAAAGACATGAAATCTGCAATTGCAGAAGCTGCGCCAAACGGAGTTGATGTGTATTTTGATAATGTTGGAGGACCAATTTCGGATGCTGTAATGTTTAGTATTAATCAATTCGCGAGAATCATTATTTGTGGTGCCATTTCGGTATATAATAATACTGAATTGCCTACAGGATTAAGCGTACAACCGTTTTTAGTTAAAAACAGTGCGTTAATGCAAGGTTTTATAGTAAGTAATTATGCCGAAAAGTTCCCAGAAGCCATTCAAAGATTATCAGGTTGGTTATCTGAAAACAAATTAACCTATACCGAAACTATCGTTGATGGTTTCGATAATATTCCTCAAGCTTTTATCGATTTATTTGAAGGTAAAAACAAAGGAAAAATGATAGTAAAAATATAA
- a CDS encoding BCCT family transporter — protein sequence MIFKYIKKHSILSISVGIIFICTLIVFFATEASYYAIETASLWVRNYFGYFYLYLGFGCVVALLLVAFSKYGNIKLGKPNTKPEYSLWSWIAMLYSAGMGSGILLRAVQEPVFMQQNPPFKSNLSNDILALEFTFYQWGITAWAFYGLFAVIVGYALHVKKKKVRISATIEDQIKNKPIKSSVDIITIITTIFGLIAAIGLGTTQINGGLNHVFNAGFGLTTTIILCVLISTIACYSAWQGVNKGIKIFSKLNIIVTLVILLFIFFTSNTKEILVSFVTATYHYIIDFIPISLALGDYNPGLEFLTGWTFYYWAFWLAWAPFTGIFIARISKGRTIRQLLLGVLIIPSIGTFFWFSVFGTSAFNLIKNWGTYNNEFGNVFSSIFVFFEHYPFATVLNITSIFLLISFLITSVDSAVFVLSMFTDKGSKNPNKAHRVIWSIFILLATIALILLGNIKSNVNVLEAVQRLLIITSLPFSFFIIIMFGFFIQDLRKERPNNANLKEH from the coding sequence TTGATTTTTAAATACATTAAAAAACATTCTATTTTATCTATTTCTGTAGGTATCATTTTTATTTGCACTTTAATTGTGTTTTTTGCTACCGAAGCAAGTTATTATGCAATTGAAACCGCTTCATTATGGGTTCGGAATTATTTTGGATATTTCTATTTATACTTAGGTTTTGGTTGTGTTGTAGCATTGTTATTAGTTGCATTTTCTAAATACGGAAACATAAAACTTGGCAAACCAAACACGAAACCAGAATACTCACTTTGGTCTTGGATTGCTATGTTGTATAGTGCAGGAATGGGATCTGGTATTTTATTAAGAGCTGTACAAGAACCTGTTTTTATGCAACAAAACCCACCTTTTAAATCTAATTTGTCTAACGATATTTTGGCCTTAGAATTCACTTTTTATCAATGGGGAATTACAGCTTGGGCATTTTACGGACTATTTGCAGTTATTGTTGGTTATGCTTTGCATGTTAAAAAAAAGAAAGTGAGAATTAGTGCCACAATCGAAGATCAAATTAAAAATAAACCTATAAAAAGTAGCGTAGATATTATCACTATTATAACCACTATTTTTGGACTAATAGCAGCAATTGGTTTGGGTACTACACAAATTAATGGAGGACTAAACCATGTGTTTAATGCTGGTTTTGGGTTAACTACAACTATAATTCTATGTGTTTTAATATCAACAATCGCTTGTTATTCCGCTTGGCAAGGTGTAAATAAGGGTATCAAAATATTTTCAAAATTAAATATTATAGTCACTCTAGTAATTTTATTATTTATCTTTTTTACTAGCAATACCAAAGAGATTTTAGTTTCCTTTGTAACTGCAACTTATCACTACATTATAGACTTTATTCCAATCAGTTTAGCATTGGGAGATTACAATCCTGGTTTAGAGTTTTTAACGGGTTGGACCTTTTATTACTGGGCATTTTGGTTGGCTTGGGCACCTTTTACAGGCATTTTTATTGCGCGTATTTCTAAAGGAAGAACAATAAGACAATTGCTATTAGGTGTTTTAATTATTCCGTCTATCGGAACCTTCTTTTGGTTTTCGGTTTTTGGAACTTCAGCATTCAATTTAATTAAAAATTGGGGAACATATAATAACGAATTTGGAAATGTATTCTCATCTATTTTTGTATTCTTCGAACATTATCCCTTTGCTACCGTTTTAAACATAACTTCTATATTTTTATTAATTAGTTTTTTAATCACTTCTGTCGATTCTGCTGTATTTGTGTTAAGCATGTTTACAGATAAAGGTTCTAAAAATCCTAACAAAGCACATCGCGTTATTTGGTCTATTTTCATTCTATTAGCCACTATCGCACTCATTCTTCTAGGTAACATTAAGTCTAATGTCAATGTTTTGGAGGCTGTGCAGCGATTATTAATTATAACGTCTTTACCATTTTCATTTTTTATCATTATCATGTTTGGCTTTTTTATACAGGATTTAAGAAAAGAAAGACCTAATAATGCAAATTTAAAAGAACATTAA
- a CDS encoding cold-shock protein produces the protein MSRGTVKFFNDTKGFGFITEEGVDKDHFVHISGLIDEIREGDEVEFDLQEGNKGLNAVNVKVI, from the coding sequence ATGAGTAGAGGTACAGTAAAGTTTTTCAACGACACAAAAGGATTTGGTTTTATTACTGAAGAAGGAGTAGACAAAGATCATTTTGTACACATTTCTGGATTAATCGATGAGATTAGAGAAGGTGATGAGGTTGAATTTGACTTACAAGAAGGAAACAAAGGATTAAACGCAGTTAACGTAAAAGTTATCTAA